The Methylomicrobium lacus LW14 genome window below encodes:
- a CDS encoding aminoglycoside phosphotransferase family protein encodes MIEDLRILGLLDWLRHDLLMTITGCEPASSDASFRRYFRVKGPEGQFVVMDAPPEKENVAAFIRVDHLLKAAGVHVPEIFAQNPEEGFLLLEDFGSADFLGRVTAENAGAMYQDALDSLFRLQTGTSIASCGLPSYDHALLTRELGIFDEWFLGQWLDIEMPSGIRGPLHEHLIAAALEQPQLCVHRDYHSRNLMALDADSPGVLDFQDAVIGPVTYDLVSLLRDCYIAWPEQQVEDWMSGYYQRLLSAQLIDCSLEQFRRWFDWMGMQRHLKAIGIFARLNLRDGKPGYLKDIPRTLSYVLAQANAYPEFAEFAEFLREKVLPLPEVAA; translated from the coding sequence ATGATTGAAGATTTACGCATCTTAGGCCTGCTCGACTGGCTTCGGCATGACCTGTTGATGACGATAACCGGCTGCGAGCCGGCTTCCAGCGACGCCAGTTTTCGGCGCTATTTCAGAGTCAAGGGCCCCGAAGGTCAGTTTGTGGTGATGGACGCGCCGCCCGAGAAAGAAAACGTGGCGGCGTTCATCAGGGTCGATCATTTGCTGAAAGCGGCCGGCGTGCACGTGCCCGAGATCTTTGCGCAAAATCCCGAGGAAGGCTTTCTGCTGCTCGAAGACTTCGGCAGCGCCGATTTTCTGGGCCGGGTGACGGCGGAGAATGCCGGGGCGATGTATCAGGACGCGCTGGACAGTCTGTTCCGCTTGCAGACCGGGACGTCGATCGCATCCTGCGGTTTGCCAAGTTACGATCACGCGCTGTTGACGCGTGAGTTGGGTATTTTCGATGAGTGGTTCCTGGGGCAGTGGCTCGATATCGAGATGCCGTCCGGAATCCGCGGTCCGCTGCATGAGCACTTGATCGCCGCGGCGCTGGAGCAGCCGCAGCTCTGCGTGCATCGGGATTATCATTCGCGCAATCTGATGGCGCTGGACGCGGACTCGCCCGGCGTTCTCGATTTTCAGGATGCGGTGATAGGCCCGGTCACCTATGATCTGGTGTCTCTGCTGAGAGATTGCTATATCGCCTGGCCCGAGCAGCAGGTCGAAGACTGGATGAGCGGCTATTATCAACGGCTGCTCTCTGCGCAATTGATCGATTGCAGTCTTGAACAATTTCGGCGCTGGTTCGACTGGATGGGTATGCAGCGCCATCTGAAAGCGATCGGCATTTTTGCGCGCTTGAACCTGCGCGACGGCAAACCCGGCTATCTGAAAGATATTCCGCGCACCTTGAGCTATGTGCTTGCGCAGGCCAATGCCTATCCCGAGTTCGCCGAATTCGCCGAATTTTTGCGTGAGAAGGTATTGCCGTTGCCGGAGGTCGCCGCATGA
- the murU gene encoding N-acetylmuramate alpha-1-phosphate uridylyltransferase MurU, whose amino-acid sequence MKAMILAAGRGERMRPLTDHTPKPLLKVAGKALIEHTIAQLVGAGFTEIVINHAHLGAQIEAALGYGERYGARIRYSPEGAQALETAGGIIHALPLLGKEPFLVVNGDIATDFPFETLHQVPVDLAHLILVDNPEHHAQGDFGLDGEGGVIESGKETFTFSGIGIYDPALFGDTPAGVSKLGPLLRWAIGRQRVSGQKYDGFWMDIGTPERLETLDIYYSQTGASS is encoded by the coding sequence ATGAAAGCGATGATACTGGCCGCCGGACGCGGCGAGCGGATGCGCCCGTTGACCGATCACACGCCGAAGCCCTTGTTAAAAGTGGCCGGCAAGGCCTTGATCGAGCATACCATCGCCCAATTGGTCGGCGCAGGATTTACCGAGATCGTGATCAATCATGCGCACCTCGGCGCGCAGATCGAAGCCGCGCTCGGCTACGGCGAGCGCTACGGCGCGCGCATCCGCTATTCGCCCGAGGGCGCGCAGGCGCTCGAAACCGCCGGCGGCATCATCCACGCGTTGCCGTTATTGGGCAAAGAGCCGTTTCTGGTCGTGAATGGCGATATTGCGACCGATTTTCCGTTTGAAACCTTGCATCAGGTGCCGGTCGATCTGGCGCATCTGATTCTGGTCGATAATCCGGAGCATCACGCCCAGGGCGATTTCGGCCTGGACGGCGAGGGGGGCGTGATCGAAAGCGGCAAAGAGACCTTTACCTTCAGCGGCATCGGAATTTACGATCCCGCCTTGTTTGGCGATACGCCGGCGGGCGTCAGCAAGCTCGGCCCGTTGCTGCGCTGGGCGATCGGCCGGCAGCGGGTTTCCGGGCAGAAATATGACGGGTTCTGGATGGATATTGGAACTCCAGAGCGCCTAGAGACTCTTGATATTTACTATTCCCAAACAGGAGCATCCTCATGA
- a CDS encoding dodecin yields the protein MSDHIYKKIELTGSSSVGLQDAIENAIARASKTIQNMRWFEVVETRGQIENGKIAHWQVTIKVGFALNE from the coding sequence ATGAGCGATCATATCTACAAGAAAATCGAACTGACCGGTTCTTCCTCCGTCGGTTTGCAGGACGCGATCGAGAACGCGATTGCTCGCGCCTCGAAAACGATTCAGAACATGCGCTGGTTCGAAGTGGTCGAAACGCGCGGCCAAATCGAAAACGGCAAGATCGCGCATTGGCAGGTCACGATCAAGGTCGGCTTTGCGCTGAACGAATGA
- the rimO gene encoding 30S ribosomal protein S12 methylthiotransferase RimO: MTAPNIGFISLGCPKALVDSERILTKLRSEGYTISPTYKDADLVVVNTCGFIDAAVEESLDSIGEALAENGRVIVTGCLGARESEIRARHPEVLKVTGAHALEEVIASVHEYLPPPHDPFTSLVPPQGIKLTPRHYAYLKISEGCNHRCTFCIIPSMRGDLVSRPIDDVMREAERLALAGVKELLIVSQDTSAYGLDLKYQEFDWKGRQVRTRFYELAEALGELGIWVRMHYVYPYPHVDEVIPLMAEGKILPYLDIPFQHANSRILKLMKRPAATQNNLERIKAWRAICPDITLRSTFIVGFPGETEEEFEELLQFLTEARLDRVGCFAYSPVKGAAANDLPNAVPEAVKEERLARFMAHQAEISAARLQRRIGRIETVLIDEVVEEGAVARSKADAPEIDGQVYIDGATHLRVGDLVQVELEEADDYDLWGRLV; this comes from the coding sequence ATGACTGCTCCAAATATTGGATTCATCAGTTTGGGCTGCCCGAAAGCGCTGGTCGACAGCGAGCGGATTTTAACCAAGCTGCGATCCGAAGGCTATACGATTTCGCCCACTTATAAAGACGCCGATCTGGTGGTCGTGAATACCTGCGGCTTTATCGACGCCGCGGTCGAAGAATCGCTGGACAGCATCGGCGAGGCGCTCGCCGAAAACGGCCGGGTGATCGTGACCGGCTGTCTCGGCGCACGGGAAAGCGAAATTCGCGCCAGGCACCCCGAAGTCTTGAAAGTGACCGGCGCGCATGCGCTCGAGGAAGTGATCGCCTCGGTGCACGAATATCTGCCGCCGCCGCACGACCCCTTCACCAGCCTGGTGCCGCCGCAAGGCATCAAACTGACGCCGCGGCATTATGCCTATCTGAAGATCTCGGAAGGCTGCAATCACCGCTGCACCTTCTGCATCATCCCGTCGATGCGCGGCGATCTGGTCAGCCGACCGATCGATGACGTGATGCGCGAAGCCGAGCGCCTGGCATTGGCCGGCGTGAAGGAACTGCTGATCGTCTCGCAGGACACCAGCGCCTACGGCCTGGATTTGAAATATCAGGAATTCGACTGGAAAGGCCGTCAGGTGCGCACCCGTTTCTACGAGTTGGCCGAGGCGCTTGGCGAACTCGGCATCTGGGTACGGATGCACTATGTCTATCCTTATCCGCACGTCGATGAAGTAATTCCGTTAATGGCCGAAGGTAAAATTTTGCCTTACCTGGACATTCCGTTCCAGCATGCGAACAGCCGGATTCTGAAACTGATGAAACGCCCGGCGGCCACCCAGAACAATCTGGAGCGCATCAAGGCCTGGCGCGCGATTTGTCCGGACATCACTTTGCGCAGCACGTTTATCGTCGGCTTTCCGGGCGAAACCGAGGAAGAGTTCGAGGAACTCTTGCAATTTTTGACCGAGGCGCGACTCGACCGGGTCGGCTGTTTCGCTTACTCGCCGGTCAAGGGCGCGGCCGCCAACGATTTGCCGAATGCGGTGCCGGAAGCAGTCAAAGAAGAACGTCTGGCCCGTTTCATGGCGCATCAGGCCGAGATCAGCGCCGCCCGCCTGCAGCGACGGATCGGCCGAATCGAGACCGTCTTGATCGACGAAGTGGTCGAAGAAGGCGCGGTCGCGCGCAGCAAGGCCGATGCGCCGGAAATCGACGGCCAGGTCTATATCGACGGCGCCACGCACCTTAGAGTCGGTGACTTGGTGCAAGTCGAACTGGAAGAAGCCGACGATTACGATTTATGGGGCCGCTTGGTATAA
- a CDS encoding SRPBCC family protein has protein sequence MSDFSLTTRWLIPASVDAVWDCLVATENWPSWWPYVARVEETAAGNASGVDNVRRYLWRTCLPYNLAIDLRVTKLRPCQSIAVEVSGDLIGNGVCLLSCQDNETATELIFVWEVSLAKPWMKRVAGAARPLFIWNHQRVMKRGEQGLIRHLARQ, from the coding sequence ATGTCCGATTTCTCATTAACGACGCGCTGGTTGATTCCGGCGTCGGTCGACGCGGTCTGGGATTGCCTGGTCGCGACCGAGAACTGGCCGTCCTGGTGGCCGTATGTCGCGCGGGTCGAAGAAACGGCGGCGGGCAATGCCTCGGGCGTCGACAATGTCAGGCGCTATCTCTGGCGCACCTGTCTGCCTTATAATCTGGCGATCGATTTACGGGTGACAAAGCTGCGGCCTTGCCAGTCTATCGCGGTCGAGGTTTCGGGCGATCTGATCGGCAACGGCGTTTGCTTGCTAAGCTGTCAGGACAATGAGACGGCGACCGAGCTGATCTTTGTCTGGGAGGTTTCGCTCGCCAAGCCGTGGATGAAGCGGGTGGCGGGCGCGGCGCGGCCGCTGTTTATATGGAATCACCAGCGGGTGATGAAAAGGGGAGAGCAGGGACTGATCCGCCATTTGGCAAGGCAGTGA
- a CDS encoding beta strand repeat-containing protein: MALYKDASGQLVIAASLPPDGSAVSGPASSNLVDVAPWLRALDSNNGTDWHPANYYVGTGEAVDAIDGYLTRQNVTLPADASGVVADFTEAAGSFVVHMAGIDITALCTFSSSAAVNITASINSAGAYSATALAANVGSITFTATYKNQSINLVFTVATASAGTNARAVQLSITDQAFAYNTAGSSPSPASATVMATAYNTSGTVYYEFLKNAVSVQNTTTNTYTYTPQASFANMPDMIEVAIREGASTGTVLATDTISALAIQAGADAITVVLSNAAHTIPTDSAGANGNYTGSGTTVRVFEGATELNYDGVGTAAGNWNVMDTGTSITPGTKTDSGAYATYDNHSAMTADTASISYAISGKCANGNIFSQTVLQTFSKSKTGSAGSNGLNAATVYLFQRTASATPPSLPSLTVTYTFATGAASNVNNGWSQSMPAAGGSYRWVTTATALSAGSTDTIANTEWASASLMSQDGATGATGATGAAGPAGSNGIDARSVILSMTTQAFTYDTAGNITLPTNTTVSATAYNASGTVYYEFLVDGVSQQNTTTNSYNYFAKTAFANMPDLIECKIREGSSTGVVVATDTISALAIKAGSDAISVVLSNDAHTIPTDSAGNGGNYSGSGTTVKVFEGAAALTYDGVGTSARAWNVTGTGTSITVGSKIDSGSYATYNDHSAMTADTASVSYAVSGRRADGTSFALTVLQTFSKSKTGATGATGPTGAAGSNGIDSRAVALSVGTQAFAYNSAGTTPSPASTTVTATAYNASGTVYYEFLKDGVSQQNTTTNTYSYTPQASYSNMPDKIDVKIREGSSTGVVVATDVISIIGIKPGSDGTNGTNGTNGTDGTDSIYVLLSNAAHTVPTDSTGNNGDYFGSGTIVRVYEGATELTYDGVGASTGTWNATGTGTSITVGSKTDGGSYLIFGAASAMTANTASISIAVSGKRANGTAFSQTVTQTLSKSKQGSTGATGATGPAGVNGSSGATGTPGDSSRTCYTKTTLTSLASTPTTITTSGSTSFPAINSWGTGTSWQGTPPAIAAGELLFQSDGVYSAATGNTVWNVPYLSSLKVGSLSAITTETGTLSIGAGGYLKSGQTAFDTGTGFWLGGGTTPKMSMGNSTEGFTWNGSTFTVRGDVIATGNINAGAVTAPESVTGSPHNPTAADTYTSIASLTPVSVSVAVTRIVTITVDINSADANPGYISIQLYKGATWVYEWTLSLTGILLNSADRTVFTMTRSVSYAAANTDTLTVKAGAFNGGGTHDWATDPAVEITAHMICSTGKR; encoded by the coding sequence ATGGCGCTCTATAAGGATGCCTCCGGTCAGCTCGTCATCGCCGCGTCGCTGCCGCCCGACGGCTCTGCCGTGTCCGGTCCGGCGTCGAGCAATTTAGTGGATGTTGCGCCGTGGCTGCGGGCGCTCGATTCGAACAACGGCACGGACTGGCATCCTGCCAATTATTACGTAGGCACCGGCGAGGCAGTGGATGCGATCGACGGTTATCTGACCCGGCAGAACGTTACCCTGCCGGCGGATGCGTCCGGCGTGGTTGCCGATTTTACCGAGGCGGCCGGCAGTTTTGTCGTGCACATGGCCGGCATCGACATCACAGCGCTCTGCACGTTCAGCAGTTCGGCCGCGGTCAACATCACGGCCAGCATCAATAGCGCCGGCGCGTATTCGGCGACCGCGCTGGCGGCAAATGTCGGCTCGATCACGTTTACGGCGACATACAAGAATCAGTCGATCAATCTGGTCTTTACCGTCGCCACGGCATCGGCCGGCACCAATGCGCGCGCGGTCCAGCTGTCGATTACTGATCAAGCGTTTGCTTACAATACCGCCGGCAGTTCGCCGTCGCCAGCGTCGGCGACCGTCATGGCCACAGCCTACAATACGTCAGGTACCGTCTATTACGAGTTTCTGAAGAATGCTGTCAGCGTTCAGAACACAACCACGAACACCTATACCTACACGCCGCAGGCATCGTTTGCCAACATGCCGGATATGATCGAGGTGGCGATACGCGAAGGCGCATCGACCGGCACGGTATTGGCGACCGATACGATATCGGCGCTGGCAATTCAGGCTGGCGCGGATGCAATCACCGTCGTGCTGAGCAACGCCGCGCACACGATCCCGACCGACAGCGCGGGCGCCAATGGTAATTACACTGGCTCGGGTACGACCGTGCGGGTGTTCGAAGGCGCGACCGAACTGAATTACGACGGCGTCGGCACAGCTGCCGGCAACTGGAACGTCATGGACACCGGCACGAGCATTACGCCAGGCACCAAAACCGACAGCGGCGCCTATGCGACCTATGACAACCACAGCGCGATGACCGCCGATACCGCATCGATCAGCTACGCGATCAGCGGTAAGTGCGCAAACGGTAATATCTTTTCGCAGACTGTACTGCAGACATTCAGCAAATCAAAAACCGGATCGGCGGGCAGCAATGGGCTGAATGCAGCCACTGTTTATTTATTCCAACGCACCGCCAGTGCTACGCCGCCGTCCCTGCCCAGTCTTACGGTCACGTATACTTTTGCGACCGGCGCGGCCAGTAACGTCAATAATGGGTGGTCGCAATCCATGCCGGCCGCGGGCGGCTCATACCGTTGGGTCACCACGGCCACCGCGCTGAGCGCCGGCAGCACGGACACGATCGCAAATACCGAGTGGGCATCGGCGAGCTTGATGTCTCAAGATGGCGCGACTGGAGCTACCGGGGCGACCGGTGCTGCAGGCCCAGCTGGATCAAACGGTATCGATGCGCGCTCGGTCATTCTCTCTATGACGACGCAGGCATTTACTTATGATACCGCTGGGAATATTACACTCCCCACAAATACAACGGTATCTGCAACCGCTTATAACGCCAGCGGCACGGTCTACTATGAGTTTTTGGTTGACGGAGTAAGCCAGCAAAATACGACCACAAATTCATACAACTATTTTGCTAAAACGGCGTTCGCTAACATGCCTGATCTTATCGAATGTAAGATCAGGGAAGGATCGTCGACGGGTGTTGTTGTCGCAACAGATACAATATCTGCATTGGCCATCAAAGCGGGGTCTGATGCAATCAGCGTGGTCTTATCTAATGATGCGCACACTATCCCTACGGATTCTGCGGGAAACGGTGGCAATTATTCAGGTTCCGGAACAACGGTAAAAGTATTCGAGGGGGCTGCTGCCTTAACCTATGATGGCGTTGGAACCAGTGCGAGGGCATGGAATGTCACCGGCACGGGAACGAGTATTACAGTAGGGTCAAAGATCGATTCTGGCAGTTACGCGACTTACAACGACCATTCGGCAATGACCGCCGACACGGCATCGGTAAGTTATGCGGTATCCGGGAGGCGAGCAGATGGCACAAGTTTTGCTCTTACGGTCCTCCAGACATTCAGCAAATCAAAAACTGGGGCTACCGGAGCAACCGGACCGACTGGCGCGGCCGGATCAAATGGCATTGACTCCAGAGCTGTGGCCTTATCTGTCGGTACGCAAGCATTCGCTTATAACAGCGCCGGAACGACTCCGTCCCCCGCTTCGACTACGGTAACGGCCACTGCTTACAACGCGAGCGGCACGGTTTATTATGAGTTTTTGAAAGACGGGGTGAGCCAGCAAAACACGACGACCAATACTTATTCATACACGCCGCAGGCATCGTACTCTAACATGCCTGATAAGATCGACGTCAAGATCAGGGAAGGGTCGTCGACAGGTGTTGTTGTCGCAACAGATGTTATTTCGATTATCGGTATAAAGCCTGGGTCAGATGGAACTAATGGGACAAATGGAACCAATGGGACCGACGGAACTGACTCTATTTATGTGCTGTTATCAAATGCGGCGCATACAGTACCAACGGATAGCACAGGTAATAATGGGGATTATTTCGGGTCTGGCACCATTGTACGAGTTTACGAGGGTGCGACCGAGCTAACCTATGACGGAGTCGGGGCTTCTACCGGAACCTGGAACGCAACAGGAACTGGGACAAGCATTACCGTTGGCAGCAAAACGGACGGCGGTAGTTATTTGATTTTTGGCGCGGCCAGCGCCATGACGGCAAATACCGCATCTATCAGTATCGCAGTCAGTGGCAAGCGTGCAAACGGCACCGCGTTTTCGCAGACCGTCACCCAGACGCTGAGCAAATCCAAGCAGGGATCTACCGGGGCCACTGGCGCGACGGGGCCGGCCGGCGTGAATGGTAGTTCTGGTGCCACCGGAACACCCGGAGATTCCTCCAGAACTTGCTACACGAAAACAACCCTAACGTCGCTGGCTTCAACGCCGACAACGATAACGACGTCCGGATCAACCAGTTTCCCGGCTATTAATTCATGGGGTACAGGCACCTCATGGCAGGGCACGCCGCCGGCCATTGCGGCGGGCGAGTTGCTGTTTCAATCTGACGGCGTTTACAGTGCGGCCACCGGCAATACCGTCTGGAATGTCCCGTATCTGTCGAGCCTGAAGGTCGGCAGCCTGTCAGCGATTACGACCGAAACAGGAACGCTATCAATCGGCGCGGGCGGCTATCTAAAAAGCGGGCAGACGGCGTTTGATACCGGCACCGGGTTTTGGCTGGGAGGCGGCACCACGCCGAAGATGTCGATGGGGAATTCTACCGAGGGTTTCACCTGGAATGGCTCGACATTTACGGTTCGCGGCGATGTGATCGCAACAGGGAATATCAACGCAGGCGCCGTCACTGCACCAGAAAGCGTAACAGGTTCCCCACACAACCCAACGGCAGCAGACACCTACACATCAATAGCGTCATTGACCCCGGTCTCTGTAAGTGTAGCTGTAACCCGTATCGTGACAATAACTGTCGATATAAATTCGGCAGATGCAAATCCGGGCTATATCTCAATCCAGCTTTACAAGGGAGCTACTTGGGTTTATGAATGGACGCTGTCATTAACAGGAATTCTACTCAACAGTGCTGATAGGACGGTATTTACCATGACTCGTTCGGTAAGTTACGCTGCTGCAAATACAGATACCCTGACAGTTAAAGCGGGCGCCTTCAATGGTGGTGGCACCCACGACTGGGCTACAGATCCTGCGGTAGAAATAACCGCTCATATGATTTGTTCAACAGGGAAGCGCTAA